The following are encoded in a window of Manihot esculenta cultivar AM560-2 chromosome 8, M.esculenta_v8, whole genome shotgun sequence genomic DNA:
- the LOC110607480 gene encoding uncharacterized protein LOC110607480 — protein MAENRGSIAFFATYKPPVPLDIYSCPLPPTGRHDELHMTDGLSSNYDCRIIPSEALKTIIKRPKLASEANEADVDSGRLSGLIFVSERDKNLETLHIALRFTEKVKVFSFSDVYGTFSDVRMEDSGSIGGGYRVGNRTIDHYVVYVTTKDTPKDRRQPWTAVYKTNLKTGKTERLTPSGVSDLSPSVSPSGRKIAVASFQGKGWNGEIEDLQTDIYVMNVEKPPLERKKIIKNGGWPTWGSDNIIFFHRKVGDFWGVFRFDIASGEAVRVTTDGIDAITPAAISDTKVAVATIRKKSSFSDVRGEAQYRHIEIFDSSAPDQPIKITQITRPKADHFNPFVLDGGKRIGYHRCKSDLLNHGDEIPRNFHKLHSPHPDVGLFRVSGVFPTFSKDGSKLAFVDNEFKAVWVADSQGLRIVFETKGPDNIFSPVWNQNPQKDILYVCMGPSFNAGKTLEICAIPNVSSGARQRRKLTNKFNNAFPSTSPDGKKLVFRSTRDGGDKKHKNLYIMENAEVGEYLDGTITRLTNGPWTDTHCQWSPSGDWIVFSSTRDKPKDAPETDNGLDPGYFSVFLIKANDPSVVVRVIKSGDDLSGHVNHPFFSPDGKSIAVTSDLAAVSVDPISLPLFLHSVRPYGDVFTVDINTDDITKNKDVKKFNRITHSRYENSTPTWTMFATADPNATWNLLLKDGYTPSCPYMYPDGGESWHMTGHLCIPKRCC, from the exons ATGGCGGAGAACAGAGGTAGCATCGCCTTCTTCGCCACCTATAAACCACCGGTGCCTCTGGACATATACTCTTGTCCACTTCCACCCACAGGGAGGCACGATGAGCTGCACATGACCGATGGCTTGTCCAGCAACTACGACTGCCGAATCATTCCATCAGAAGCTCTCAAGACAATCATCAAGCGCCCAAAATTGGCTTCCGAAGCCAATGAAGCTGATGTTGATTCTGGTCGTCTCTCAGGCTTGATTTTCGTCTCTGAAAGAGACAAAAACCTCGAGACTCTTCATATAGCTCTTCGCTTTACTGAAAAAGTTAAAGTCTTTAGCTTCTCTGATGTCTATGGCACATTCAGTGATGTTCGAATGGAAGACAGTGGTTCTATTGGCGGTGGTTATAGGGTCGGTAATCGTACTATCGATCATTATGTCGTCTATGTCACTACCAAAGACACGCCAAAAGACCGTCGTCAACCGTGGACTGCTGTTTATAAAACCAATCTTAAGACTGGAAAAACTGAACGCCTCACCCCATCAG GGGTAAGTGATTTAAGCCCCTCTGTTTCTCCATCTGGAAGAAAGATAGCGGTTGCATCATTCCAGGGAAAGGGTTGGAACGGCGAGATTGAAGATCTACAGACTGATATTTACGTGATGAACGTGGAGAAGCCCCCTTTGGAGCgcaagaaaattataaaaaatggtGGGTGGCCAACATGGGGAAGTGACAACATCATATTTTTCCATAGAAAGGTTGGGGATTTTTGGGGTGTGTTCCGATTCGACATTGCTAGCGGTGAAGCTGTCCGTGTGACCACGGATGGAATTGATGCGATAACTCCGGCGGCCATCAGCGACACCAAAGTGGCAGTGGCAACTATCCGTAAGAAATCAAGCTTCAGTGACGTTCGTGGGGAAGCACAGTATCGGCATATTGAGATTTTCGATTCATCTGCACCAGATCAACCCATAAAAATCACTCAAATAACCAGACCAAAGGCTGACCATTTCAACCCCTTTGTCTTAGACGGAGGGAAGCGCATAGGTTACCATCGTTGCAAGAGCGATCTTCTCAAC CATGGAGACGAAATCCCAAGAAATTTCCACAAGCTGCACTCTCCACACCCAGATGTAGGACTTTTCAGAGTGTCTGGTGTATTTCCAACATTTTCCAAGGATGGCTCCAAGCTTGCTTTCGTTGACAATGAGTTCAAAGCTGTGTGGGTAGCTGATAGCCAAGGACTGCGCATTGTCTTTGAG ACGAAAGGTCCAGATAATATTTTCTCACCGGTTTGGAATCAAAATCCACAAAAGGATATACTGTATGTATGCATGGGACCTTCTTTCAATGCTGGAAAAACATTGGAAATTTGCGCTATTCCCAATGTGTCTAGTGGTGCAAGACAACGTCGCAAGCTcacaaataaattcaataatgcCTTCCCATCCACTAGTCCAGACG GAAAGAAATTAGTTTTTCGATCTACAAGAGATGGAGGAGATAAGAAGCACAAGAATCTATACATAATGGAGAATGCAGAAGTAGGGGAATATTTAGATGGCACAATAACAAGACTAACAAATGGGCCATGGACTGATACACATTGCCAATGGTCTCCAAGTGGAGATTGGATAGTATTCTCATCAACACGAGATAAGCCTAAAGATGCACCAGAAACTGACAATGGTTTAGACCCAGGATACTTTTCAGTATTTCTAATAAAGGCAAACGATCCATCAGTTGTGGTAAGAGTGATAAAAAGTGGAGATGACCTTTCAGGACATGTGAATCATCCATTTTTTAGTCCGGATGGGAAAAGCATTGCTGTGACTTCAGATCTTGCTGCAGTGTCTGTTGATCCAATTTCTTTACCTCTGTTCTTACATTCTGTGAGGCCATATGGAGATGTGTTTACCGTTGATATAAACACAGATGATATAACTAAGAACAAGGACGTGAAGAAATTTAATCGCATCACACATAGTAGATATGAGAATTCTACACCTACTTGGACTATGTTCGCAACTGCGGATCCTAATGCAACATGGAACCTGCTTTTGAAGGATGGCTACACTCCATCATGCCCTTATATGTATCCTGATGGAGGTGAAAGTTGGCATATGACTGGCCACCTCTGCATTCCAAAAAGATGCTGTT
- the LOC110607615 gene encoding E3 ubiquitin-protein ligase WAV3-like, with the protein MSFNDDEQLVAPPDSGPKPTPIIQGRAQVVSKNKSTVPLEETKLRVLLEITGGDSSNDRPGLDLVAVLDVSGSMAGEKLAKVKTAMLFVIKKLSPIDRLSVVTFAGDARRLCPLRQITEDSQKFLENLVNGLNADGATNITAGLQTGLKIINDRNLSGGRSVGIMLMSDGEQNRGGDAAQVPVGKVPVHTFGFGVNHDPRVLKAIADNSIEGTFSDVQNTDNLSIAFSQCLAGLLTRVVEDLKLTVTPYEDESTIEQVIAGSYPQSKDDADGSVTVSFGGLYAKEVRKVMVDLLLPAVSKERGADVLDITLSYSFQGRLFEAPPVTLNVSRTGASADERERPEVRNEETRLLTANMIKEARVMADGNKLDDARDKLVEAQNSLEDVDDESNPLIEMLRSELQQLLKLMKSQEIYEKQGRPFALSSETSHNRQRFAARGDIESLRLFATPRMDKYLEQAKSFDEDPSKPLPSVDEDVKEEIAANPLGPIAGALSFYIQSAIQSLQAIEKIINRGL; encoded by the exons ATGAGCTTCAACGATGATGAGCAGCTTGTTGCTCCTCCAGACTCAG GGCCAAAACCAACTCCAATCATACAGGGAAGAGCACAGGTGGTAAGCAAAAATAAGAGTACGGTACCACTTGAAGAAACCAAACTCAGGGTATTGCTGGAGATCACAGGAGGAGATTCCAGCAATGACAGACCCGGATTGGATCTCGTGGCGGTATTAGATGTCAGCGGAAGCATGGCTGGAGAAAAGTTAGCAAAAGTGAAAACTGCTATGTTATTTGTAATCAAGAAACTTAGCCCTATCGATCGTTTGTCGGTTGTTACATTCGCTGGGGATGCCAGAAGGTTGTGCCCATTGCGTCAGATTACTGAAGAttctcaaaaatttcttgaaaaTCTAGTCAATGGGTTAAATGCCGATGGTGCAACCAACATCACTGCTGGTCTTCAAACTGgcttgaaaattattaatgaccgTAATCTTAGTGGCGGGCGTTCTGTTGGAATAATGCTTATGTCCGATGGTGAACAGAACCGAGGAGGTGACGCTGCCCAGGTTCCGGTGGGCAAGGTGCCTGTACACACATTTGGTTTTGGCGTAAATCACGACCCGAGG GTTCTCAAGGCAATCGCAGATAATAGCATTGAAGGAACTTTCTCAGACGTTCAAAACACAGACAACTTGAGCATAGCGTTTTCTCAGTGTTTGGCTGGACTTCTCACCCGAGTTGTTGAGGACCTCAAGTTGACAGTCACCCCATATGAAGACGAATCGACAATAGAGCAAGTGATTGCCGGAAGCTATCCACAATCCAAGGACGATGCCGATGGCTCTGTAACTGTGTCCTTTGGTGGTCTCTATGCTAAAGAGGTGCGCAAGGTTATGGTGGACCTTCTTCTCCCTGCTGTTAGTAAGGAACGAGGCGCAGATGTTCTTGATATTACTTTATCATATAG CTTCCAGGGGAGATTGTTTGAGGCCCCTCCTGTGACCCTTAATGTAAGCCGCACTGGAGCATCTGCAGATGAGCGAGAGAGGCCAGAGGTGAGAAATGAGGAGACTCGCCTCCTTACTGCAAATATGATAAAAGAAGCAAGAGTCATGGCTGACGGTAATAAGCTTGATGATGCTCGAGACAAGCTAGTTGAAGCCCAGAACTCATTGGAAGATGTGGATGATGAATCTAATCCATTGATTGAGATGCTGAGGTCCGAGTTGCAGCAACTCTTGAAATTGATGAAATCCCAAGAAATTTACGAAAAGCAAGGGCGTCCATTTGCACTTTCCTCTGAAACTTCTCACAATCGCCAGCGTTTTGCTGCAAGAGGTGATATAGAAAGCCTGCGGCTATTTGCCACTCCTCGGATGGACAAATACCTTGAGCAAGCAAAGTCATTTGATGAGGATCCCAGCAAGCCACTGCCCTCAGTAGATGAGGATGTGAAGGAAGAAATCGCTGCCAATCCCCTTGGTCCCATCGCTGGTGCTCTTAGCTTCTACATTCAGTCAGCCATTCAGTCTCTGCAAGCCattgaaaaaataatcaatAGAGGCCTTTGA